From a region of the Methanolinea sp. genome:
- a CDS encoding DUF2703 domain-containing protein — MDRPHRLVVEWRHLDLGNTPCGRCTDTGTNLWNVITRLGEENLLDGVELELQNTVLPIERVMESNTVLINGVPVEQILGLPIPPTDCRGCPDPGGKPGVCPLVDDDRDLFSPIPEEMLRAAILKALNR, encoded by the coding sequence ATGGACAGACCACACCGGCTCGTGGTAGAATGGCGCCACCTGGACCTGGGAAACACCCCGTGCGGCCGCTGCACCGATACCGGGACAAACCTCTGGAATGTCATTACCAGACTGGGAGAAGAGAACCTGCTTGACGGCGTGGAACTGGAACTTCAGAACACCGTCCTCCCCATCGAGCGGGTTATGGAATCAAACACCGTGCTCATCAACGGGGTGCCGGTGGAGCAGATCCTGGGTTTACCCATCCCCCCAACCGACTGCAGGGGATGCCCGGACCCCGGCGGGAAGCCGGGCGTGTGCCCCCTGGTCGATGATGACCGGGACCTCTTCTCGCCAATACCGGAAGAGATGCTCCGTGCAGCGATCCTGAAGGCCCTGAACCGGTAG
- a CDS encoding MBL fold metallo-hydrolase translates to MQLNVLVDNNTLINRYFMAEPALSFLVQTSGKKILFDAGYSGLFLANAGKMGLDLRDLDTVVLSHGDLDHSWGLVPLVQFLTEARIEGIPHRVPELVAHPLCFCPREALPLLDIGSIFNESEVRRQFPVNLSGRPVWLTEDLVFLGEIPRRFPFEEADPGKRKIRLPDGRVEPDRVVDDSALAFRSGAGLVIITGCSHSGICNITEYAREVCAEPRVAAIIGGLHLLTPSPSRLAGTGEYLRSLSLQALYACHCTSLAAKIALAAYCPVKEVGVGLALTWS, encoded by the coding sequence CTGCAGCTGAACGTTCTCGTTGACAATAACACCCTGATCAACCGTTACTTCATGGCAGAACCTGCACTCTCGTTCCTGGTCCAGACATCCGGTAAAAAGATCCTGTTCGATGCCGGGTATTCCGGCCTTTTCCTGGCCAATGCCGGAAAGATGGGGCTTGATCTCCGGGACCTCGACACCGTGGTGCTATCCCATGGCGACCTCGATCACTCGTGGGGGCTGGTCCCGCTCGTCCAGTTCCTCACGGAAGCACGGATAGAAGGCATCCCCCACAGGGTCCCGGAACTGGTGGCCCACCCGCTCTGTTTCTGCCCGCGGGAAGCTCTCCCCCTGCTTGATATCGGTTCGATTTTCAATGAAAGCGAGGTCCGTCGCCAGTTCCCGGTGAACCTCTCGGGAAGACCGGTCTGGCTCACCGAGGACCTGGTCTTCCTGGGGGAGATCCCGCGGAGGTTCCCGTTCGAGGAGGCCGATCCTGGAAAAAGGAAGATCCGGCTCCCCGATGGCCGGGTCGAGCCTGACCGGGTTGTCGATGATTCGGCCCTCGCCTTTCGCTCCGGTGCAGGCCTGGTCATCATCACCGGCTGCTCGCATTCCGGCATCTGCAACATCACCGAGTACGCCCGCGAGGTCTGCGCCGAGCCCCGGGTCGCCGCCATCATCGGGGGCCTTCACCTTCTCACCCCGTCACCCTCCCGGCTCGCCGGGACCGGGGAATACCTCCGGTCGCTTTCCCTGCAGGCCCTCTATGCCTGCCATTGCACCTCGCTTGCAGCAAAGATCGCCCTTGCGGCGTACTGCCCGGTAAAGGAAGTGGGCGTGGGCCTGGCTCTCACCTGGTCATAA
- a CDS encoding HAD-IC family P-type ATPase, translating to MYPVATLPEPEILARFETSRSDGLSSRQAGERLAQVGHNEIVARQVRWWEILALQFRSAFIYLLLVAAAIVFVIGELLEGAVILGFVGINAAIGFIQEYRSEQSLRALQQYIRPRARVKRDAGWQTIESRYLVPGDIIQLVTGDVVPADVRVLSTENLVVNETVLSGESVPVPKHPGHLPEEPQSVYECHNLCFSGTSVVSGEAEALVMETGVRTAMGSIARLTIETTKESEFSRGIGRFSRFILRMVLVTLVFLFVANILIKGGSVDIIELAVFSIALVVSVVPEALPVVTTVSLSRGALQLAQHDVVVKRLTAIEDIGSIEVLCSDKTGTLTENTLTVTGQSPGAHPGLLRYAALTVAEGAEKVEPFDIAIEAAAGPVPEGVQRLAEISFDPRRRRNAVLCQGPDELVLVVRGAPEDILQLSCPAPGHDEVLSWLSERGRDGERTIAFARRAMPPGTTRIAPEDEKDMEFLGALAFTDPIKPSTFGAVEKARELGVELKIITGDSPEVAGAVGVRIGLLEDPGRVITGSALMALPPDERELAVARHAVFARVTPEQKYEIVEILQMERTVGFLGEGINDAPALKLAGVSLVVDSAADIAREAADIILLQKDLEVIIKGIQSGREVFANTVKYLKATLSSNFGNFYAVALASLFITFLPMLPIQILLVNLLSDFPMISIATDTVDAAEWDMPRRYDLKEIVLIATLLGVVSTVFDFAFFTIFVRGGESVLQTCWFMGSILTELVFLFSIRTHLPFFRASRPSTYVMVLTAVAAAVTILLPYTAFGQEVFRFVPPPPGSLAIILGLVAAFFVTAELVKVSYYRSTS from the coding sequence ATGTATCCCGTTGCAACTCTTCCGGAACCCGAGATCCTTGCGCGGTTTGAGACATCGCGCTCGGACGGGCTGTCGTCCCGCCAGGCCGGGGAACGACTGGCACAGGTAGGCCACAACGAGATCGTGGCCCGCCAGGTCCGGTGGTGGGAGATCCTGGCCCTGCAGTTCAGGTCGGCCTTCATCTACCTGCTCCTGGTGGCTGCGGCCATAGTCTTTGTCATCGGCGAGTTGCTGGAAGGAGCGGTGATCCTCGGGTTCGTGGGAATCAACGCCGCCATCGGGTTCATCCAGGAGTACCGGTCCGAGCAGTCCCTCCGTGCCCTCCAGCAGTACATCAGGCCACGGGCCCGGGTGAAACGGGATGCCGGATGGCAAACCATCGAGTCCCGTTACCTGGTGCCCGGAGACATCATCCAACTGGTAACCGGGGACGTGGTGCCGGCCGATGTGCGGGTCCTTTCCACGGAAAACCTGGTGGTCAATGAAACGGTCCTGTCCGGGGAGTCCGTCCCGGTCCCCAAGCACCCGGGACATCTCCCGGAAGAACCGCAGTCGGTTTACGAGTGCCATAACCTCTGTTTCAGTGGAACATCGGTGGTCAGCGGAGAAGCCGAGGCCCTGGTCATGGAGACCGGGGTCCGTACCGCCATGGGCAGCATCGCCAGGCTGACCATCGAGACCACCAAGGAGAGCGAGTTCTCCCGGGGGATCGGGCGGTTCAGCCGGTTCATCCTGCGTATGGTCCTGGTCACCCTGGTCTTCCTGTTCGTGGCAAACATCCTGATCAAGGGCGGGTCGGTCGACATCATCGAGCTGGCGGTCTTTTCCATCGCGCTCGTGGTCAGCGTGGTCCCGGAAGCACTCCCCGTGGTGACCACGGTATCGCTCTCCCGCGGGGCGCTCCAGCTTGCACAGCACGACGTGGTGGTAAAACGGCTCACCGCTATCGAGGATATCGGCAGCATCGAGGTGCTGTGCTCGGACAAGACCGGGACGCTGACCGAGAATACCCTGACCGTCACCGGGCAATCCCCCGGGGCGCACCCTGGCCTGCTGCGGTATGCGGCGCTCACCGTGGCGGAAGGCGCCGAAAAGGTCGAGCCGTTCGATATCGCGATCGAGGCTGCGGCCGGGCCGGTCCCGGAGGGGGTGCAGCGCCTGGCAGAGATCTCCTTTGATCCCCGCCGCCGCCGTAATGCGGTGCTGTGCCAGGGCCCGGACGAGCTGGTGCTGGTGGTCCGCGGTGCTCCCGAAGATATCCTCCAGCTGTCCTGTCCTGCCCCTGGTCACGACGAAGTATTGTCCTGGCTGTCGGAGAGGGGCCGGGACGGGGAGCGGACGATCGCTTTCGCACGGCGGGCCATGCCACCGGGGACCACCAGGATTGCCCCGGAAGATGAAAAGGACATGGAGTTCCTTGGTGCCCTTGCCTTCACCGATCCCATCAAGCCGTCGACCTTCGGTGCCGTTGAGAAAGCACGGGAACTCGGCGTGGAGCTCAAGATCATCACCGGGGACAGCCCCGAGGTTGCCGGGGCGGTGGGAGTCCGGATAGGGCTCCTGGAGGACCCGGGCCGGGTGATAACCGGCTCGGCCCTTATGGCGTTGCCCCCTGATGAGCGCGAGCTGGCGGTCGCCAGGCACGCGGTCTTTGCCCGCGTCACCCCTGAGCAGAAGTACGAGATTGTCGAGATCCTGCAGATGGAACGCACGGTCGGGTTCCTGGGGGAGGGGATCAACGATGCCCCGGCCCTCAAGCTCGCCGGGGTATCACTCGTGGTGGACAGTGCCGCCGATATCGCCCGCGAGGCTGCCGACATCATCCTCCTGCAAAAGGACCTCGAGGTTATCATCAAGGGGATCCAGAGCGGGCGGGAGGTGTTTGCCAACACCGTCAAGTATTTGAAGGCAACGCTTTCCTCGAACTTCGGCAACTTCTACGCCGTGGCTCTCGCCTCGCTCTTCATCACCTTTTTACCGATGCTGCCGATCCAGATCCTACTGGTCAACCTGCTCTCCGACTTCCCGATGATCTCCATTGCCACCGATACGGTGGATGCGGCGGAATGGGATATGCCTCGCAGGTACGACCTGAAGGAGATCGTGCTGATCGCCACCCTGCTCGGGGTGGTGAGCACCGTGTTTGACTTTGCATTTTTCACCATCTTCGTCAGAGGAGGGGAATCGGTATTGCAGACCTGCTGGTTCATGGGAAGCATCCTGACCGAGCTCGTGTTCCTCTTCTCGATCAGGACCCATCTGCCGTTCTTCAGGGCCAGCCGCCCGTCCACCTATGTCATGGTGCTGACCGCGGTTGCCGCCGCGGTGACCATCCTTTTGCCCTACACGGCCTTCGGACAGGAGGTGTTCCGCTTCGTCCCGCCTCCGCCCGGCTCGCTTGCCATCATCCTCGGCCTGGTGGCCGCATTCTTCGTCACGGCAGAACTGGTCAAGGTCTCCTACTACCGGTCAACGAGCTGA